Proteins from one Leptonema illini DSM 21528 genomic window:
- a CDS encoding SLC13 family permease encodes MPGERVEFGPDILDRILVVPSMQNLPRRKIAGVVSRMECYRLSVGDEIFIADQPADFMYWVIEGEVTLSAPSGDQKIVAGDTFGEEALQAEGVYAQKAHVTEKALVVRLAADWSRSLFAGSSAFQGLLSALMRRLTGHGIKAVDSVESTNGEQGPDWLKTIGWLATMILPPLLFVFGRGTIAEGNQLVFLCISLATVLMWGFRLMNEFIPSIFAILSILILNIAPPEVALVGFTDGSFYLALSIFGLSSLIVSSGLAFRMVLWMLRAVPVSPRWHAWSLFSIGTLLTPLLPSANGRIALMMPVLKDLIDSSNYKPGGRTSTYLFMSGFAGFTMLSTIFLSSKTIHFVIFGLLPQQVKERFSWGYWLLASLAAGAVLVIGIFLLLEYYSRGKEDPGVTREQIKMQYRAFGPMSLPEWAALGGVMLFIVGISTESLHKIQLPWIGLMVLYATLAVGLLSPKQFRVSTDWTFLLYLGTLIGFVSTISYLGLDKEAAASLSFMGHYMKNQFWLFVIILSATVIVLRFFVPTNTAVAILASVLFPMAQALGVNPWVVGFILLMLSDIWFFPYQCTYYVQIESLVEKDPHLDTKTFYRFNAVSNALRIVAVFASIPFWKWLGLL; translated from the coding sequence ATGCCAGGAGAGAGAGTGGAATTCGGTCCCGATATTCTGGATCGAATCCTTGTGGTGCCATCCATGCAAAACCTGCCGCGACGTAAGATCGCCGGTGTGGTTTCAAGGATGGAGTGTTATCGATTGTCGGTCGGCGACGAGATTTTTATTGCGGATCAGCCGGCAGATTTTATGTACTGGGTGATTGAAGGCGAGGTGACGCTGAGCGCCCCTTCTGGAGATCAGAAGATCGTCGCCGGCGATACCTTCGGCGAAGAGGCGCTACAGGCCGAAGGCGTTTATGCGCAGAAGGCTCACGTAACCGAGAAGGCGCTTGTCGTCAGGCTGGCGGCCGATTGGTCGCGAAGCCTCTTTGCCGGTTCTTCGGCTTTTCAGGGGCTGCTGTCTGCTCTGATGCGTCGCCTGACGGGCCATGGTATTAAGGCCGTCGACTCTGTCGAAAGCACAAACGGTGAGCAGGGCCCTGACTGGCTGAAAACGATTGGATGGCTTGCGACGATGATCCTGCCTCCGCTTCTTTTTGTCTTCGGCCGCGGGACGATCGCTGAAGGCAATCAGCTGGTCTTCCTGTGTATATCGCTTGCGACGGTGCTTATGTGGGGGTTTCGCCTCATGAATGAGTTTATTCCGAGCATCTTCGCGATACTCTCGATTCTGATCTTGAACATAGCCCCGCCTGAGGTGGCCCTTGTGGGCTTCACGGATGGATCCTTCTATCTTGCCCTCAGTATTTTCGGTCTCAGTTCGCTTATCGTATCGTCGGGCCTGGCCTTTCGTATGGTCTTGTGGATGCTGCGAGCCGTACCCGTCTCACCGCGGTGGCATGCATGGAGCCTTTTCTCGATCGGCACCCTGTTAACGCCGCTTCTGCCCTCGGCCAACGGTCGTATCGCGCTGATGATGCCCGTTCTGAAAGATCTGATCGATTCATCGAACTACAAGCCCGGCGGGCGCACGTCGACGTATCTTTTCATGTCGGGCTTTGCCGGGTTTACGATGCTTTCGACGATCTTTCTTTCGAGTAAGACCATTCACTTCGTCATCTTCGGACTTCTGCCGCAACAGGTAAAAGAGCGTTTCAGCTGGGGCTACTGGCTTCTCGCCTCTCTTGCTGCCGGCGCCGTTCTTGTGATAGGCATTTTTCTATTGCTCGAATACTACAGTCGCGGCAAAGAAGATCCCGGCGTAACGCGCGAGCAGATCAAGATGCAATACAGGGCTTTCGGTCCGATGTCGTTGCCGGAATGGGCGGCGCTTGGCGGCGTGATGCTGTTTATTGTGGGCATTTCAACGGAATCGCTTCATAAGATTCAGCTTCCGTGGATCGGACTCATGGTGCTCTATGCCACGCTTGCAGTCGGTCTTTTGAGCCCGAAGCAGTTCCGGGTCAGTACGGACTGGACCTTTCTGCTCTACCTCGGAACTCTGATCGGTTTTGTAAGTACGATCTCCTATCTGGGACTGGATAAAGAGGCGGCGGCATCGTTAAGTTTTATGGGGCATTATATGAAGAACCAGTTCTGGCTCTTCGTCATCATCCTCAGCGCCACGGTGATCGTTCTGCGTTTTTTCGTGCCGACGAATACGGCGGTGGCCATCCTTGCATCGGTGCTTTTTCCCATGGCTCAGGCGCTCGGTGTGAATCCCTGGGTTGTCGGTTTTATTCTTTTGATGCTTTCTGATATATGGTTTTTTCCGTATCAATGTACGTATTACGTGCAGATCGAATCACTGGTGGAGAAAGATCCGCATCTTGATACGAAAACCTTTTATCGCTTCAATGCCGTGTCGAATGCCCTGCGCATCGTCGCAGTCTTCGCCTCCATACCTTTCTGGAAATGGCTGGGTCTCTTATGA
- a CDS encoding acyl-CoA dehydrogenase family protein, which produces MDFTISEKMQMTLDLIRTFLAKEVDPLEQTFFRKPFRELLPELGLLRAKVKQMGLWGPQLPEELGGMGLSLVEHGLVSEALGRSPLGHYLFGCQAPDAGNIEILHMFGTEEQKERYLKPLAAGEIRSCFAMTEVNTAGSNPTLLESTAVKDGDEYVLNGHKWYTTGADGASFSIAMMVTNPKASPALRASMFIVPTDNPGFQLMRNIQIMGESGSDYFSHGEVMFQSCRIPKENLLGREGHGFRIAQERLGPGRIHHCMRWLGICGRAFDMLCERANERVITLDGRTLADNDAIQHKVAELYAEIQQARLSVLHAAWMIDNDGATKARDHIAAIKFSVAGTMQRVIDAALQIHGGLGMSDDTILAYLYRHERGARIYDGADEVHKSSLGKRILKDYAKGKR; this is translated from the coding sequence ATGGACTTCACAATCTCAGAAAAGATGCAAATGACGCTCGATCTGATCCGCACATTCCTCGCAAAAGAGGTCGATCCGCTTGAGCAGACCTTTTTTCGTAAGCCCTTTCGCGAGCTCCTGCCCGAGCTGGGTCTTCTGCGCGCGAAAGTAAAGCAGATGGGATTGTGGGGACCGCAGCTGCCCGAAGAACTCGGCGGCATGGGCCTCAGCCTGGTCGAGCATGGCCTTGTCTCTGAGGCGCTGGGCCGCTCCCCGCTGGGGCATTATCTATTCGGATGCCAGGCGCCCGACGCCGGCAATATCGAAATCCTGCACATGTTCGGAACTGAAGAACAGAAAGAGCGCTATCTCAAGCCCCTTGCTGCCGGCGAGATCCGCAGCTGCTTCGCCATGACGGAGGTGAACACGGCAGGATCGAATCCGACTCTGCTTGAATCGACGGCCGTGAAAGACGGCGACGAATACGTACTGAACGGCCATAAATGGTACACTACCGGCGCGGATGGCGCCTCGTTTTCCATCGCCATGATGGTGACGAATCCGAAGGCCTCGCCTGCTCTTCGCGCAAGTATGTTCATCGTGCCCACCGACAATCCGGGCTTTCAGCTCATGCGAAACATTCAGATCATGGGCGAATCCGGTTCGGATTACTTCAGTCATGGCGAGGTGATGTTTCAATCCTGTCGCATTCCAAAAGAGAACCTTCTCGGTCGCGAAGGGCACGGCTTTCGCATCGCTCAGGAGCGACTCGGTCCCGGCCGTATTCACCACTGCATGCGCTGGCTTGGCATCTGTGGTCGAGCCTTTGATATGCTCTGCGAGCGCGCCAATGAGCGCGTGATCACGCTCGACGGAAGGACGCTGGCCGATAACGATGCCATACAGCATAAAGTGGCCGAGCTGTATGCCGAGATTCAACAGGCCCGGCTCTCGGTGCTTCATGCAGCCTGGATGATCGATAACGACGGAGCGACGAAGGCACGAGATCATATCGCCGCTATCAAGTTTTCGGTGGCCGGTACCATGCAGCGCGTCATCGACGCCGCTCTGCAGATTCACGGAGGGCTGGGCATGTCGGATGATACGATCCTCGCCTATCTCTACAGGCATGAACGCGGGGCGCGCATCTACGACGGAGCGGACGAGGTTCATAAATCCTCGCTCGGGAAGCGAATCCTCAAAGATTACGCGAAAGGAAAGCGTTAA
- a CDS encoding TetR/AcrR family transcriptional regulator → MPALAELPLRFRDFSAEYPLSTARLARQIYHDRLFQGRIKKEEKAVANLERIIRAVLRLSQKQGFAAMSLRDLSREAEMSMGGLYAYFDSKEELLRMIFERGQRTVLEIFDELMISFSEAGAKLQAAICAHLYLSEAFPKIFYFFFMEAKGLTHEDQRRSIVLEQSTELIFASIIEEGVQTGVFHCENPLMTAAMIKALLQDWYLKRYKYVRRKISVEDYATQVLNLVIPYLKQHRSGYSSIS, encoded by the coding sequence ATGCCTGCTCTTGCCGAACTGCCGCTTCGTTTTCGTGATTTTTCGGCCGAGTATCCGCTTTCGACGGCTCGTCTTGCGCGACAGATCTACCATGATCGGTTGTTTCAGGGCCGCATCAAAAAAGAAGAGAAGGCCGTCGCGAATCTCGAACGCATTATAAGGGCCGTATTACGTTTAAGCCAGAAGCAGGGATTTGCGGCGATGAGTCTTCGCGATCTCAGTCGCGAGGCTGAGATGAGTATGGGCGGGCTCTATGCGTATTTCGACAGCAAGGAAGAGCTTCTTCGCATGATCTTCGAGCGCGGGCAGCGTACCGTGCTTGAAATCTTTGACGAGCTTATGATCTCTTTTTCGGAAGCTGGCGCGAAGCTACAGGCGGCCATCTGCGCGCATCTTTACCTGAGCGAGGCCTTCCCGAAAATATTCTATTTCTTTTTTATGGAAGCAAAGGGCCTCACGCACGAAGACCAGCGGCGCTCTATCGTGCTCGAACAATCGACGGAGTTGATCTTTGCAAGCATTATCGAAGAAGGAGTGCAAACGGGCGTTTTCCATTGTGAAAATCCTCTTATGACAGCGGCGATGATCAAGGCCCTGCTGCAAGATTGGTATCTGAAGAGATATAAGTATGTGCGCAGAAAGATCTCCGTTGAGGACTATGCGACGCAAGTCCTCAATCTTGTGATTCCGTATTTGAAGCAACACAGAAGCGGTTATTCAAGCATTTCGTAG
- a CDS encoding lysoplasmalogenase produces the protein MQSRKWMMIVAIAAGLLYMIVDNTVGRFAFDFIPKTIPIWLLCYLVFTTVRNLEGRLVALGLLFGSGGDVALALGHFVPGLSSFLIGHLFYIAAWTRRYKFSATRAVPAVAVLIVAALLSVWLSPMLGELAIPVYAYIGVIAAMSALSFLRSRDSLILPIGTVLFVISDAIIAVNKFHTPVPLSGLWIMLTYYAAQAMIALGFIGEQDE, from the coding sequence ATGCAATCACGCAAATGGATGATGATCGTCGCCATAGCCGCCGGTCTTCTCTATATGATCGTCGACAACACAGTGGGTCGATTCGCCTTTGATTTTATCCCGAAAACGATTCCGATCTGGCTTCTCTGCTACCTCGTTTTCACGACGGTGCGCAACCTTGAGGGACGCCTTGTCGCCCTGGGCCTGCTTTTCGGATCAGGCGGAGACGTTGCCCTGGCACTCGGCCACTTTGTGCCGGGCCTGAGCAGCTTCCTGATCGGTCATCTCTTCTATATTGCCGCATGGACGCGCCGCTATAAGTTCAGCGCTACACGCGCCGTTCCGGCCGTCGCCGTTCTTATAGTCGCCGCCCTGCTTTCCGTCTGGCTGAGTCCGATGCTGGGCGAGCTTGCCATTCCGGTCTACGCCTATATCGGCGTCATCGCCGCCATGTCGGCACTCTCGTTCCTGCGAAGTCGGGATTCGCTCATCCTTCCCATCGGAACGGTGCTTTTTGTAATCTCGGACGCCATCATCGCCGTGAACAAGTTCCATACGCCCGTTCCGCTTTCGGGGCTCTGGATCATGCTCACATATTATGCGGCTCAGGCCATGATCGCCCTTGGCTTCATCGGCGAGCAGGACGAATAA
- a CDS encoding ABC transporter permease: MKQFGQLLLIHFREFFREPAVLFWALFFPAALAVVLGFAFRAPAELIVDVGLIAESAGSETGARSEQADLAKHADLVKRRIDGLGGFRVHVYNEETAGHALKRGKVRVVVVVQRSGLIFRYDPASDTAVKEAALLKAALLTEALKKQGRATGVTGPGETTADDSSGTGIREEKLSIPGTRYIDYLIPGLLAFGVMNACLWGIGWSLISLRMKKLLRRMAAAPMDQNLFFLSFATARILLVTVEAAFLMLIAYLFFDLVPVGSLASLFLMLVSGIFCFAGMAVLLACRTENTQVGNGLINAAVMPMMLVSGVFFSYHGFPEFLQPVIRALPLTVLADSVRAVYLEGQGIADLWKSVLILVASGAAMFTVGRRFFKWG, encoded by the coding sequence ATGAAACAGTTCGGCCAGTTATTGTTGATTCACTTTCGCGAGTTCTTTCGCGAGCCTGCTGTGCTGTTCTGGGCGCTTTTCTTTCCCGCCGCACTGGCCGTCGTGCTCGGATTCGCCTTTCGCGCACCGGCAGAGCTGATCGTCGACGTCGGCCTCATCGCCGAAAGTGCCGGCTCCGAAACAGGGGCACGGTCAGAACAGGCCGATCTTGCGAAGCACGCCGATCTCGTGAAGCGTCGCATCGACGGGCTCGGCGGATTCCGTGTGCATGTGTATAACGAAGAGACGGCCGGCCATGCTCTGAAGCGCGGCAAGGTTCGCGTCGTTGTCGTCGTGCAGCGTTCCGGATTGATCTTTCGATATGACCCTGCATCTGACACGGCCGTAAAAGAGGCAGCGCTTCTCAAGGCCGCTCTGTTAACCGAAGCTTTAAAGAAACAGGGAAGGGCTACAGGCGTGACGGGGCCCGGCGAAACGACGGCCGACGATAGCTCCGGCACGGGTATTCGAGAAGAAAAGCTCAGCATCCCCGGAACGCGATACATCGACTATCTGATTCCGGGCCTGCTTGCCTTCGGTGTGATGAACGCCTGTCTGTGGGGCATCGGCTGGTCTCTTATATCTCTGCGCATGAAGAAGCTTCTGCGTCGCATGGCCGCCGCTCCGATGGATCAGAACCTGTTCTTCCTGTCTTTTGCCACCGCACGCATCCTGCTCGTTACCGTTGAGGCGGCCTTCCTTATGCTGATCGCCTATCTCTTTTTTGACCTTGTTCCGGTCGGATCTCTGGCTTCACTATTTCTGATGCTTGTTTCGGGCATCTTCTGCTTCGCGGGCATGGCCGTTCTGCTTGCCTGCCGCACCGAGAATACTCAGGTGGGTAACGGACTGATCAACGCCGCCGTCATGCCGATGATGCTTGTTTCGGGCGTCTTTTTCAGCTATCACGGCTTTCCCGAGTTTCTACAGCCGGTGATCCGGGCTCTGCCGTTAACCGTGCTGGCCGATTCGGTACGCGCCGTTTATCTCGAAGGGCAGGGGATCGCCGATCTGTGGAAGTCTGTTCTTATTCTTGTCGCATCGGGGGCGGCCATGTTTACCGTCGGCCGCCGCTTCTTTAAGTGGGGGTGA
- a CDS encoding ABC transporter ATP-binding protein, translating to MRTRRGSASEAVIVVEDVQKRFKDTHALKGVSLTVHRGEFIGLLGPNGAGKTTLIEILEGIQKEDSGRVTLLGRSWHDSVQARELRAGIGLSLQESHFFEKLRVQEILELFASFYGVGPDRVAEVLRLIDLEAKARSYTSHLSGGQRQRLALGVAVLHRPQILFLDEPTTGLDPGARRSLWNILNDLKREGMTMLLTTHYMEEAAVLSDRIFILDQGRFIAGGTLDELIDANGGGYFIHFRIRSVSGFSKAFETKFRGKYMSLTFDAKTGEGTVHVSSSTAFLAAWPSFLKQQKTELLSLEIHRMTLDDLFLALTGRSLLEDESAKEKEEA from the coding sequence ATGAGAACGCGACGGGGAAGCGCAAGCGAGGCCGTCATCGTCGTCGAAGACGTGCAGAAGCGTTTCAAGGATACGCATGCTCTGAAAGGAGTATCGTTAACCGTACACAGGGGGGAGTTTATCGGTCTTCTCGGTCCGAACGGAGCGGGCAAGACGACGCTCATCGAAATCCTCGAAGGCATTCAAAAAGAAGACTCCGGCCGCGTCACGCTGCTCGGACGTAGCTGGCATGACTCCGTTCAGGCCAGAGAGCTGCGTGCGGGAATCGGTCTTTCGCTTCAGGAGAGCCACTTCTTCGAAAAATTGCGCGTGCAGGAGATTCTCGAGCTATTCGCCTCTTTTTATGGAGTCGGGCCGGATCGCGTCGCCGAGGTTTTGCGCCTGATCGATCTCGAAGCGAAGGCGCGCAGTTATACGTCGCATCTTTCAGGCGGACAGCGGCAGCGCCTTGCTCTCGGTGTCGCCGTTTTGCATCGACCGCAGATTCTCTTTCTCGACGAGCCGACGACGGGGCTTGATCCCGGAGCACGTCGATCGCTGTGGAACATCCTGAACGACTTAAAGCGCGAAGGCATGACGATGCTGCTTACGACTCATTATATGGAAGAGGCTGCCGTTTTATCAGATCGCATCTTTATTCTCGACCAGGGGCGCTTCATCGCCGGAGGCACACTCGATGAACTGATCGACGCTAACGGCGGAGGCTACTTTATACACTTTCGCATTCGATCGGTGTCGGGATTCTCTAAGGCGTTTGAAACGAAATTCCGCGGCAAATATATGTCGCTGACCTTTGACGCAAAGACGGGCGAGGGTACGGTGCATGTTAGCTCGTCAACGGCCTTTCTTGCTGCATGGCCTTCTTTTCTCAAACAGCAGAAGACGGAGCTTCTCTCTCTTGAAATACACCGCATGACTCTCGACGATCTCTTTCTTGCCCTGACCGGACGCAGCCTGCTTGAGGACGAGAGCGCAAAAGAGAAGGAGGAAGCATGA
- a CDS encoding FAD-dependent thymidylate synthase, producing MNGPVVRLIDATRTPYDLSIASARTCYSSKGIIYPEDVSATPKAVELRDRIARSTLQAGHLTTRQHPHFIFTIDNVSRHLVWCFLHSHPFYNSEQVSQRYVEVKADRYHVPSSLDRDESLRSLYLQVMQKMTDAYFELIRLLEPEAERIFYSIFPARRKSHDRWKNTIHKKAMETARYVLPVATHTYLYHTINGLTLHRYRRMAQASDVPREAKDLVDAMWFAVCDHDPLYAAEMRDSLPLEETTEYHFFNEFFGSNRSESLGFSGSIEKQISKQFVREFDETLQGRIARLCGSNAEAVRTLGASVRAVLGMPSSALSDAEAMALLLDPARNRHLGSTLNESTMSRLTRSLYNVQFTYQKKISHTADSQDQRHRTVPASRPVLMRQFTGDVDAIVPELIEQCEPARQYYNEQLADLFRTIVRFLDAGGTEEEAVYMLPNAFPIRFYESGDLLNLHHKWKARTCYNAQEEIFRASVEELDQAAVVLPGLTDWLRAPCYLRKRSGERPFCPEGDRFCGIPVWNQELSEYRRVL from the coding sequence ATGAACGGCCCCGTCGTCCGGCTGATCGATGCCACCCGCACCCCCTACGATCTTTCCATTGCGTCGGCCCGCACCTGCTATTCTTCGAAGGGCATCATCTACCCCGAAGACGTTTCGGCCACACCGAAGGCGGTCGAGCTGCGCGATCGAATCGCCCGCAGTACGCTCCAGGCCGGACACCTGACGACGCGTCAGCATCCGCATTTTATTTTTACGATCGACAACGTTAGTCGTCATCTTGTCTGGTGCTTTCTGCATTCGCATCCCTTCTATAATTCCGAGCAGGTCAGCCAGCGTTATGTTGAGGTGAAGGCCGATCGTTATCATGTGCCTTCGTCGCTTGATCGCGACGAATCATTGCGATCGCTCTATCTGCAAGTGATGCAGAAGATGACTGACGCCTATTTTGAGTTGATCCGGCTTCTTGAGCCCGAGGCCGAGCGCATCTTCTATTCGATCTTTCCGGCGAGGCGCAAATCGCACGATCGCTGGAAAAACACGATCCATAAAAAGGCGATGGAAACGGCGCGCTATGTGTTGCCGGTGGCCACACATACGTATCTCTATCATACGATTAACGGACTGACGCTTCATCGCTATCGACGTATGGCGCAGGCAAGCGACGTGCCGCGCGAGGCGAAAGATCTCGTTGATGCGATGTGGTTTGCCGTCTGCGACCATGATCCGCTTTATGCTGCCGAGATGCGTGATTCTCTGCCTCTTGAAGAGACGACGGAATACCATTTCTTCAACGAGTTCTTTGGAAGCAACCGGTCAGAGTCGCTCGGATTCTCGGGAAGCATCGAAAAACAGATCAGCAAGCAGTTTGTGCGCGAATTCGACGAGACGCTGCAGGGCCGTATCGCTCGCCTCTGCGGATCGAACGCAGAAGCCGTGCGCACGCTTGGAGCGTCGGTGCGTGCCGTTCTGGGCATGCCGTCTTCGGCGTTATCCGATGCCGAAGCGATGGCGCTTCTTCTGGATCCGGCTCGCAACCGCCATCTGGGATCGACGCTTAACGAAAGCACGATGTCTCGCCTGACAAGAAGCCTGTATAACGTACAGTTCACGTATCAGAAGAAGATCTCGCACACGGCCGACAGTCAGGATCAGCGACACCGTACCGTTCCGGCGTCGCGTCCGGTACTGATGCGGCAGTTCACCGGCGATGTCGATGCGATCGTACCCGAGCTGATCGAGCAATGCGAGCCTGCACGACAGTATTATAACGAGCAGCTCGCCGATCTCTTTCGCACCATCGTGCGTTTTCTCGACGCCGGCGGCACAGAAGAAGAGGCCGTGTATATGCTGCCGAACGCCTTTCCCATTCGCTTTTACGAAAGCGGCGATCTCTTGAATCTGCATCATAAATGGAAGGCCCGCACCTGCTACAACGCTCAGGAAGAGATCTTTCGCGCCTCGGTCGAGGAGCTCGATCAGGCGGCTGTCGTCCTGCCCGGTCTGACCGACTGGCTGCGCGCTCCGTGTTATTTGCGCAAACGATCCGGCGAACGACCGTTCTGCCCTGAAGGGGATCGCTTCTGTGGTATTCCCGTGTGGAATCAGGAGCTTTCAGAATACAGGAGAGTTTTATGA
- a CDS encoding mechanosensitive ion channel domain-containing protein codes for MRPFQIGDRVKIADTMGDVVEKTLLVTRIRTAKNVEVTVPTASFLALISSTTAPSPQAKA; via the coding sequence ATGCGCCCTTTTCAGATTGGAGATCGAGTAAAGATCGCCGATACGATGGGCGACGTCGTCGAGAAAACCCTGCTTGTGACGCGCATCCGTACAGCGAAGAACGTAGAGGTAACGGTACCAACGGCCTCGTTCTTGGCGCTCATATCATCAACTACAGCGCCGTCGCCGCAAGCGAAGGCCTGA
- a CDS encoding flagellin: MIINHNLSAIFSHRTLKFHDVDSMKDGEKLSSGMRINRAGDDAAGLAVSEKMRTQIQGLRQATRNAEDGISFIQTTEGYLSETANMIQRIRVLAVQASNGIYSAEDRQQIQVEISQLIDEIDRIASQAEFNKMKMLTGAFARMNPSASMWFHIGANMHQRERVYVNTMTTAALGLRNPTVLTFISISTPGKANSVIGLADDALRRISKQRADLGAYQNRLEHATKGLMNAYENIQAAESRIRDTDMAEQMISFTRYQILTQAATAMLAQANQKPQVVMQLLR, encoded by the coding sequence ATGATCATCAACCACAATCTCAGCGCGATCTTTTCGCATCGCACCCTGAAGTTCCACGACGTGGACTCGATGAAAGACGGCGAGAAGCTGTCTTCGGGTATGAGAATCAACCGCGCCGGAGACGACGCCGCAGGTCTGGCCGTATCTGAAAAGATGCGCACGCAGATCCAGGGTCTTCGTCAGGCGACGCGAAACGCAGAGGATGGAATCAGTTTCATCCAGACCACGGAAGGATATCTGTCAGAAACGGCGAACATGATTCAGCGAATTCGTGTTCTTGCAGTACAGGCGTCTAATGGTATCTATTCAGCAGAAGACAGACAGCAGATTCAGGTCGAAATCTCACAGCTCATCGACGAGATCGATCGTATCGCTTCGCAGGCCGAGTTCAACAAGATGAAGATGCTCACAGGCGCCTTCGCTCGTATGAATCCGTCCGCTTCTATGTGGTTCCATATCGGAGCCAACATGCATCAGCGCGAGCGTGTTTATGTTAACACGATGACGACCGCCGCTCTCGGACTTCGCAATCCGACGGTGTTGACGTTCATCTCGATCAGTACTCCGGGTAAGGCTAACTCCGTAATCGGACTGGCCGACGACGCCCTGCGCCGCATCTCGAAGCAGCGCGCCGACCTCGGCGCCTATCAGAACCGTCTCGAGCATGCGACGAAAGGCCTCATGAACGCCTACGAGAACATCCAGGCTGCCGAATCTCGCATCCGCGACACTGATATGGCGGAGCAGATGATCAGCTTCACCCGCTATCAGATCCTGACACAGGCGGCGACGGCGATGCTCGCTCAGGCGAATCAGAAGCCGCAGGTCGTGATGCAGCTTCTTCGTTAA